In Xyrauchen texanus isolate HMW12.3.18 chromosome 35, RBS_HiC_50CHRs, whole genome shotgun sequence, one DNA window encodes the following:
- the LOC127628823 gene encoding ubiquitin-conjugating enzyme E2 J2-like yields MSNNLNKRAPTTATQRLKQDYLRIKKDPVPYICAEPLPSNILEWHYLVRGPEKTPYEGGYYHGKLIFPREFPFKPPSIYMITPNGRFKCNARLCLSITDFHPDTWNPAWSVSTILNGLLSFMVEKGPTLGSIETSDFTKRQLASQSLAFNIKDKVFCELFPDVVEEIKLKQRMQEEIRIRSQSLPLPDVVPDGEAHHAQNGHLLPGAAHPPDLHQVNRNHGLLGGALANLFVIVGFAAFAYTVKYVLRSIAQE; encoded by the exons ATGAGCAACAACTTAAACAAGAGGGCCCCAACCACAGCAACACAGAGGTTAAAACAGGACTACCTGCGAATCAAGAAAGATCCGGTCCCCTACATCTGTGCAGAACCGCTCCCATCAAACATTTTGGAATG GCATTATCTAGTTCGTGGACCTGAGAAGACTCCATATGAAG GTGGATATTATCATGGCAAACTCATTTTCCCACGGGAATTCCCCTTCAAACCCCCGAGCATATACATGATCACACCCAACGGCAGATTTAAATGTAATGCCAG gttatgtctttCCATCACAGATTTTCACCCCGACACATGGAACCCTGCATGGTCTGTCTCCACCATCTTAAACGGTCTCCTGAGCTTCATGGTTGAAAAAGGCCCAACCCTCGGCAGTATCGAGACCTCTGACTTCACA AAAAGACAGCTGGCCTCCCAGAGCCTTGCATTCAACATCAAGGACAAAGTCTTTTGCGAACTGTTTCCAGATGTTGTTGAA GAAATCAAGCTGAAGCAGCGCATGCAAGAGGAGATCCGGATCCGTTCTCAATCTCTGCCTCTCCCTGACGTGGTGCCAGATGGTGAAGCTCACCACGCACAAAATGGGCATCTGCTCCCAGGGGCGGCCCACCCACCCGACCTCCACCAGGTCAACCGAAACCATGGACTTCTGGGTGGAGCGCTCGCCAACTTGTTTGTCATCGTTGGCTTCGCCGCCTTCGCCTACACGGTTAAATACGTTCTGCGGAGCATCGCGCAGGAGTGA